One genomic segment of Chitinophaga parva includes these proteins:
- a CDS encoding RNA recognition motif domain-containing protein codes for MRLRVSNLNRLTTVSHLVDLFVPFGLISFVRIAMNRYNGDSVGIALVEIDHEAGVNAIASLHNLLFMNRYIQVEETVPNV; via the coding sequence ATGCGCTTACGTGTCAGTAATCTCAACCGGCTCACTACCGTGTCCCATCTTGTAGACCTGTTTGTTCCTTTTGGACTTATTTCTTTTGTAAGAATTGCGATGAACCGCTATAACGGTGACTCTGTAGGCATTGCCCTGGTAGAGATAGACCATGAAGCTGGTGTCAACGCCATTGCATCCTTACACAACCTGCTTTTTATGAACCGCTACATACAGGTGGAAGAAACTGTTCCCAACGTATAG
- a CDS encoding alpha-L-rhamnosidase-related protein, protein MKLLFTLSLALLSIISCHASTASTLPHPQTWHANWIALPGENEHAYGVYYFRKKFDLAARPDSFLVHVSADNRYKLFVNGTLVSLGPARNDTYHWNYATVDLAPYLQAGHNLVTAIVWNEADFRPEAQISVRTAFMLQGNTVKEEILNTNDSWKCAKDNAYQPLPAIFAASTGEMVDRTKTIRNWMAPDFDDSHWPKAANLFGAQPKGQSDGLGWMLVPCPLPPMEMTYQRIPTLRKAEGIPAPTGFPGQRTAVIIPAHTTATLLLDQTFNTNAYVTLAFSKGTGAGISLRYAESLVEEFTQYGARKGNRDQVDGKLFSGRMDSLVSDGTDAQTYTNLNFRTFRYLQLRVHTQDEPLTIDDIYGTFTGYPFKAPAQFHTDDAEIKKILEIGWRTARLNAWETYTDCPYYEQLQYIGDTRVQATISYYNSDDDRLARNAIELMDHSRLADGVTLSRFPTRSTQVISPFSLWYIGMLHDYWMYRGDNAFIADKLPGARGILKFFSQFQDSTGSLKNTPYWTFVDWAGGDGWFVGAPPKGADGSSAILDLQLLMAYQWAAALESKTGIPYYATLYQQKAQQLQRSIQHKYWSTEKGLYADTPEKNKFSQHANSLAILTGMVKGPAAQAAGQRMLTDQSLTQCSIYFKYYLHQALVKAGLGDGYLDWLDIWRKNIAAGLTTWTEDSNIDFTRSDCHAWGSSPNIEFFRTVLGIDSDAPGFTRVKITPHPGRLRDLGGEMPHPNGKISVDYHLRNGHWEMRVSLPANTTGTFTWKGKNYPLKAGANMLKL, encoded by the coding sequence ATGAAACTGCTCTTTACCCTTAGCCTTGCTTTGCTGTCGATCATTTCCTGCCATGCGTCCACCGCTTCCACACTACCACACCCACAGACCTGGCATGCCAACTGGATAGCCCTGCCGGGAGAAAATGAACATGCTTACGGTGTGTATTATTTCCGGAAAAAATTTGATCTCGCCGCCCGGCCGGATAGTTTCCTGGTGCACGTATCGGCAGACAACCGTTATAAACTGTTTGTAAACGGCACCCTGGTATCACTGGGCCCTGCGCGCAATGACACCTACCACTGGAACTACGCCACCGTGGACCTGGCCCCCTACCTGCAGGCAGGCCACAACCTGGTGACGGCCATCGTGTGGAATGAAGCCGATTTCCGCCCGGAAGCGCAGATCTCCGTGCGCACCGCTTTCATGCTGCAGGGCAATACTGTTAAAGAAGAAATACTGAACACCAACGATAGCTGGAAATGCGCCAAAGACAATGCTTACCAGCCCCTCCCCGCCATCTTTGCCGCCAGCACCGGCGAAATGGTGGACCGCACCAAAACCATCCGCAACTGGATGGCCCCTGACTTTGACGACAGCCATTGGCCGAAGGCCGCCAACCTCTTTGGCGCCCAGCCCAAAGGCCAGTCGGACGGACTGGGATGGATGCTGGTGCCCTGCCCCCTGCCGCCCATGGAAATGACCTACCAGCGCATTCCCACCTTGCGCAAAGCGGAGGGCATCCCCGCGCCCACTGGCTTTCCGGGGCAAAGAACCGCGGTGATCATTCCCGCTCACACCACCGCCACCCTGCTGCTGGACCAGACCTTCAATACCAATGCTTATGTAACGCTGGCTTTCAGCAAAGGCACGGGCGCCGGCATTTCCCTTCGTTATGCAGAGTCACTGGTGGAAGAATTTACGCAATACGGAGCGCGCAAGGGCAACCGTGACCAGGTGGATGGCAAATTGTTTTCCGGCCGTATGGACAGCCTGGTATCTGATGGTACGGATGCACAAACCTATACCAACCTTAACTTCCGCACTTTCCGCTACCTGCAGTTGCGCGTGCACACGCAGGACGAGCCCCTGACCATTGATGATATTTACGGCACCTTCACCGGCTATCCTTTTAAAGCGCCGGCCCAGTTCCATACGGATGATGCGGAGATCAAAAAAATACTGGAAATAGGCTGGCGCACCGCCCGCCTGAATGCATGGGAAACGTACACAGACTGCCCTTACTACGAGCAGCTGCAATACATTGGCGATACCCGTGTACAGGCCACCATCAGCTATTACAACAGTGATGACGACCGCCTGGCGCGCAATGCCATTGAACTGATGGACCATTCCCGTTTGGCCGACGGCGTTACCCTCAGCCGCTTCCCTACGCGCAGCACCCAGGTGATCTCACCCTTTTCCTTATGGTACATTGGTATGCTGCACGACTACTGGATGTACCGGGGCGACAATGCTTTTATTGCAGACAAACTGCCGGGCGCACGCGGCATCCTGAAATTCTTCAGCCAGTTCCAGGACAGCACCGGCTCCCTGAAAAACACACCCTACTGGACCTTCGTGGATTGGGCCGGGGGCGACGGCTGGTTTGTAGGCGCACCACCAAAGGGAGCAGACGGAAGCTCCGCCATCCTGGACCTGCAATTGCTTATGGCTTACCAATGGGCCGCCGCACTGGAAAGCAAGACCGGCATTCCCTATTACGCCACGCTATACCAGCAGAAAGCGCAGCAATTGCAGCGGTCCATCCAGCACAAATACTGGAGCACTGAAAAGGGATTGTATGCGGATACACCGGAGAAAAATAAATTCTCCCAGCATGCTAACTCCCTGGCTATCCTCACCGGCATGGTGAAAGGCCCAGCCGCGCAGGCAGCGGGCCAGCGCATGCTCACGGATCAATCGCTTACGCAATGCAGCATTTATTTCAAATACTACCTCCACCAGGCCCTGGTAAAAGCGGGCCTGGGCGATGGGTACCTGGACTGGCTGGATATCTGGCGCAAGAATATTGCCGCCGGCCTCACCACCTGGACGGAAGATTCCAACATTGACTTTACCCGTTCTGACTGCCATGCATGGGGCAGCAGTCCCAATATTGAATTTTTCCGCACCGTACTGGGCATCGACAGTGATGCACCGGGCTTTACCAGGGTGAAGATCACCCCGCACCCGGGCAGGCTCAGGGACCTGGGTGGTGAGATGCCCCATCCAAATGGCAAGATCAGCGTGGACTATCACCTGCGCAACGGGCATTGGGAAATGCGCGTAAGCCTGCCGGCAAACACTACCGGCACATTTACGTGGAAAGGGAAAAATTATCCGCTGAAGGCGGGCGCTAATATGCTGAAGTTATAG